The genomic DNA TTTTCTCTATCAATTCCATCATCATCCATGTAATCTTCAAATTTATATGTTCCATTAGGAATATCTTTCAGTCTGCTTTTCAAAATTTTCTCAGAATAATCCATTATAGCTGTTGCATAATTTTTCACCATATCAAGTCCATAACCAGCAACTAACTCCTCGATTCTTTTAATACCTGTCATATTAGCCATAATTTGGGCAGTAAAATCCCCTTCCCTCTCATATGGTGTTCTCACATTGTTAAGCAAAAATTTCATCAGAGGTTCGACTATTTCTCCTTTCTCCACAATTTTTAAAGGAGGAATAATCAACCCTTCCTGGAAAATTGAAGTGGATAGAGGCATTGATCCTGCAGTCATACCTCCTATATCTGCATGATGAGCTCTGTTTGCTACAAAAAACTGTGGTTTTTCCTGCCCTAAAAACACTGGTGCAACAATAGTTACGTCTGGAAGGTGTGTCCCCCCTTTATAAGGATCATTAAGAATTACCATATCACCATCTTTCAAATCCACATTTTCAATTGCAGACTTTACACTCATTGGCATTGAGCCAAGATGCACAGGGATATGAGCTGCTTGTGCAATCATATCTCCATTCTCATCAAAAATCGCACAGGAAAAATCCCTTCTCTCTTTAATATTTGGTGAAAAGGCTGTCCTATTTAGTGTAACCCCCATTTCTTCTGATATGGATACAAATCTATTTTTGAAAACTTCCAATAGAATAGGATTTATTTTCATTACAGCACCTCACACATTGATTATTAAATTTTCAAAAGGATCCACCTCTACCAATGAATTTGGTGGAATAACTATTGTTGATGAGTATTCTATTACTATCGCTGGGCCTTCAAATTTGTTCCCATATTGTAGAAAATCTCTATTAATTACTTTTGCAGTGGCCTCTTTTCCATCGAAAATTACTTTTGTATCGCCAAGCAATGCTTGTTCTGATATTTTTTCAACTCTTTTTGTTTTCCTCTCAAATTCAGGCTTTTCCATTTTCCCTCTTGCTCTCAACCTCAAGTTTACAATCTCAACCCGCTTATCATAATTTGCATAACCGTACAGTCTCTTGTGATATTCATGAAATGTATTCACATAATCTTCAGTAAATGGTACTATAATTTCATAGGATTGCCCAAAATATCTCATATCAAGATATAATTCTAACGTAATATTTTCTTTTTCAATTCCTTCATTCAACAAGTCTTCAACACCCTGTTTTTCCAATTCAGCAAAATAACTTTTCAACTCATCAAAATTTAATGCTTCTTTCAGCATAATTGTCTTTGAATAATCCTTAATAATATCTGATAGTATCATTCCAATGGCAGATAATATCCCAGGATTCTTGGGCACAAACACTCTTGGAATACCCAGAAGTTTTGCAAGAAAAGCTGCGTGCATACCACCTGCTCCGCCAAATGAAAACAGGGTAAATTCTGAAGGATTGTATCCTCTTTCCACCGAAATTACTCTAATTGCGCGCTCCATATTGGTATTAGCTACTTCCAAAACCCCTTCAGCAAGCTCAACTTTTGAAAGCCCAAACTCTTTAGCTAAACTATCAAAGTATTTTTCAAGTCTATCTCTATCAAGCTTCATACGCCCGCCTAAAAAATGATCAGGAATAAGTCTTCCAAGGTAAAGGTTTGCATCTGTAACAGTAATCTGTTCACCTTTTCCATAACATATAGGTCCAGGATCAGCCCCGGCACTGATGGGCCCAACTCTCAGAGCACCACCTTCATCCTTGTATGCTATTGAGCCTCCACCCGCACCTACAGTATGTATATCAATCATAGGAACTTTTACTGGGAATCCATCTATTTCTGATTCTACTGTTAATGGAAGACCACCATCTATTAATGCAACATCAGAGGAAGTACCTCCCATATCAAAAGTAATAAGTTTTTCAAAACCTGCCATTTTCCCTATTTCAAAAGCACCAACAGCTCCGCCTGCTGGCCCCGACAAGATGGTTCTTACAGACTCAGTCATTGCAACTTCTGCAGAAATAATACCGCCATTTGACTGCATTATTCTCAATTTGCTTCCTTCCGTTAAATTATCCTTTATATGGCTTATATATCTATCCATCTTTGGTGAAACATATGCATTAATTACTGTGGTTGAAAGCCTCTCGTATTCTCTAAACTCAGGCAATATTTCACTGGAAAGACAATAATGAAAACCATGTTTTCTTAAATACTCACCAACAATCTTTTCATGCTCACTATTTAAAAAGGAAAATAAAAAACAAACTGCCACAGACTCTGCTTCAAAAGCTTTTAACTTATCAATTACCTTTTCAATATCCTCAATTTTAATATCTTTTACCACCTCCCCATTTGCATTTACTCTGCAATCAATTCCAAATTTCATCGATGAAGGTACAAGTGGCTTGTTTTTTTGATAATACAAATCATATAAATTTTTTCGATTTTGTCTCCCTATCTCAATAACATCTTCAAAACCTTTATTGGTAATAAGAGCAGTATTTGCTCCCTTCTTTTCTAAAATTGCATTTGTCGCAACAGTAGAACCATGGGTAATATTTCCAGGTTTTCCCTCAAGAATATATTCAAGTCCTTTCAGTACAGCTTCCGCAGGATTGTGAGGTGTTGATAAAATCTTGTAGACTCCCCATTTTCCGTCTTTCCTATAAATAAAATCTGTAAATGTTCCACCGGTATCTACACCAACGATTATCATTAACTCCTCCTATTATCTTTTACAATATCGATAAGCATATTTATTCCATCATCATCATGAAACCTTGAATATACGATCAGGTTTTTTACTTTGCTAAACAATTTCTGATTTGATTCATAAAGATGTTTTAAAGTTAATACATATTTTGCTTTATTAATAAGCTCTTTTTTTTCGCTAATATCATCTAGAGTAACAAAAATTAAATTTTTATACTTTCTTTTCAAAGCATGATAAGAATTTTCAAATCTTTTTTTCATTTCCTCATTTATTGTAATAACTAGGATTGTATCTGACAAACTCACCTTTGAAAAATTAATCAAAGAATCGATAGGCGGAGTAATTTTTAGCGGAAATATCTTAATTACACTATTAGCATAATTTTCAAGACGTTTTAGACAGTAATAAGTAGTAATAAGCAAACCTTCTTCAAGATACCCTTCCTCTAGCCTTTTTAACGCTTCAGAAATCAAAATAGGTTGTATTTCAACACCAAGATATTCTTCAAGCTCTCTTCTTCCTACATATAAATTTAAATAATCTTCATCTACATAATATATATCGGTCTCAACATCTCGATTTATAGCGTTATAAAAGGCAAAAAGAAGTTCATCATTAAAAAATCCGCCCCCTTTCATTTTGCTAACAATTTTAGAGATTTCATTCAAGAATATATGAAAATTATTCTTTTTATTAAACATTTCTTTATTAATCTTAAAACCTTTACCTCTTAATGAAACAAAATACCCCATTTTTTTCATTTCAGAGAAAACCTGCTTAACAGTGTTAATATTAACACTTAATTCCTCTGCAACATCATTTAATTTGTAAAAATGATTTTCGTCGCCAAAGAAAAATAGCTCTAAAAGTCTCATTTTTACAATTGTTGTTTTTGTCAGAATGTTATCCATGGCCCAAAAATAAAATACTGTTTATAAAATTTCAATAATTAAATCTATTTTAATAACTTTTTGGTATTTTTTTCAAAAGTTAAGAAACAAAATAATCTATAAAATTATCAATCAAAGATAATTCATTATACTTTTTCTTATACTTTCCAGGGGTGGTAAATTTCAAACCCTTTAGATTCAAGATGTTTTTCTACTTTATGTTTAAATAATCCATCAAATCTGATTGAAACTATCCTTTTATTATCACCGGTATTTGAAACTATCACAGAAATAATGTTTATCCCAAGCTCTTTAAATTCTCTTGCAAGATGCTCCAGCATACCTGGCTTGTCTTCTAGCACTACATCCACTCTACTACCTGGCTCTTCAAGCCCCATAATCGAAACCATTGCTTTAAGGATATCGTATCTTGAAATTATTCCTACAACTCTCTCTTCATCATCTATCACAGGCAATGCACCAATTCTACCCTGATAAATATAAAGAAGAGCATCCTCCAATGTATCATTTTCATTGATAGAAACCACCTCTGTTGACATAATCTCTTTAACAAACTCAGGTTTTTTGCCAAAATTTTCTCTTTCATCAACCTTAGAAGTTGGTAATACTTCTCTAATATCGCTTTTAACAACTATTCCAATCAGTCTCTTTTCATCATCTATAACAGGTAGATGCTTCACATTTTTTATATTCATAATGTATGCTGCAGTCTCTATTTTTGTATCAGGAAAAACAGAAATCACATTTTTTGTCATCCAATCTTTAACAAACATAGCAACCCCTTTTATTAAAAAATACCAAATATTTCATCCGTAATAAACAAATCATATACATCTATCATTTTGTCATCACTCAAAGCATCAAGAAAGTTTAAAACACATTTTGATAATATATCAGGTTCATATCCACCTTCAAGGGTAACAAGTAAATGCCCTTCACAAAATTTGTCACTTAAGTATTTTAACGCATAACCAATTTTTCTGTATAAGGAAGTACTATATCTTAAATCACCAATAATATCATCTTTATGTCCATCAAATCCTGCAGAAACAAGTAAAATTTCAGGTTTAAATTCATAAAACGCAGGAACAACTTTTTCAAGAAATACCTTACCAAAATCATTATCATCTGCTTCAGGTTTTAATGGAA from Deferribacter autotrophicus includes the following:
- a CDS encoding CBS domain-containing protein yields the protein MFVKDWMTKNVISVFPDTKIETAAYIMNIKNVKHLPVIDDEKRLIGIVVKSDIREVLPTSKVDERENFGKKPEFVKEIMSTEVVSINENDTLEDALLYIYQGRIGALPVIDDEERVVGIISRYDILKAMVSIMGLEEPGSRVDVVLEDKPGMLEHLAREFKELGINIISVIVSNTGDNKRIVSIRFDGLFKHKVEKHLESKGFEIYHPWKV
- a CDS encoding hydantoinase/oxoprolinase family protein; the protein is MIIVGVDTGGTFTDFIYRKDGKWGVYKILSTPHNPAEAVLKGLEYILEGKPGNITHGSTVATNAILEKKGANTALITNKGFEDVIEIGRQNRKNLYDLYYQKNKPLVPSSMKFGIDCRVNANGEVVKDIKIEDIEKVIDKLKAFEAESVAVCFLFSFLNSEHEKIVGEYLRKHGFHYCLSSEILPEFREYERLSTTVINAYVSPKMDRYISHIKDNLTEGSKLRIMQSNGGIISAEVAMTESVRTILSGPAGGAVGAFEIGKMAGFEKLITFDMGGTSSDVALIDGGLPLTVESEIDGFPVKVPMIDIHTVGAGGGSIAYKDEGGALRVGPISAGADPGPICYGKGEQITVTDANLYLGRLIPDHFLGGRMKLDRDRLEKYFDSLAKEFGLSKVELAEGVLEVANTNMERAIRVISVERGYNPSEFTLFSFGGAGGMHAAFLAKLLGIPRVFVPKNPGILSAIGMILSDIIKDYSKTIMLKEALNFDELKSYFAELEKQGVEDLLNEGIEKENITLELYLDMRYFGQSYEIIVPFTEDYVNTFHEYHKRLYGYANYDKRVEIVNLRLRARGKMEKPEFERKTKRVEKISEQALLGDTKVIFDGKEATAKVINRDFLQYGNKFEGPAIVIEYSSTIVIPPNSLVEVDPFENLIINV